The DNA region TTCATATTTTGTTTTGCTAAGGATTTTTAAACAACGCGTATTAAAGTGTAGGTGTGAATTTCCTACGATATAAAAAATATTTTTTTCCTCTTTTTTGAATTTGTAGTTTTTGAAAAAATTATGCGGACTGACATTTTCTGCGTCTATTAAATAAGCTTTCATCTGCAATTCTTTAATTCTAAATTAAGATAATGTCCCGTATAGCTTTTTTTATGGGCTTTGGCTAGGGTAGAGACATTACCCTCTGCTATGATTTTACCGCCTTTTACGCCACCCTCAGGTCCCATATCGATGATATAATCAGCGTTTTTAATCACATCTAAATTATGCTCGATGACTAAGACGGAATTTTTAAGCTCGACTAAGTGCTGCAAAACACTAATTAATTTACTCACATCATCAAAATGAAGTCCTGTTGTCGGCTCATCGAGTATGTAAAGCGTTTTGCCCGTATCGCTGCGGCTTAATTCTTTGGCAAGTTTAATTCTTTGGGCTTCACCGCCACTTAAAGTTGTAGCATTTTGTCCAAGGGTAAGATAGTCAAGTCCTACTTTGACAAGGGTGTCTAGTTTTTGTTTAATCTTAGGCACGGAAGCAAAAAATTCACTCGCTTCTAAAATACTCATATTTAAAATCTCGCTAATATTTTTGCCCTTATATTTTATCTCTAAGGTAGCCTCATTATATCTTTTTCCCTTGCAAGTATCACAAACGACCATTACATCGGGCAAAAAGTGCATTTCTACCTTAATCTCCCCATCCCCACTACATTTTTCACAACGCCCTCCCTTGACATTAAAGGAAAAACGCCCCGCTTTATAACCTCTCATCTTTGCTTCTTTTGTGGCAGCAAAAAGATTTCTTATCTCATCCATTGCACCTGTATAAGTAGCAGGATTTGAGCGAGGAGTGCGACCTATGGGACTTTGGTCAAGATAAATGACCTTATCTAAAAGCTCAAGCCCCTCAATCTCAACGCCTCCAAGTTTTTTAACCTTTTTAGCGTGATTAAGGGCTTCTTGTGCGAAAGGTAAAAGAGTTTGAAGGATTAAAGAGCTTTTGCCAGAGCCTGAAACGCCAGTAATGGCGACTAAATTTTGTAAGGGAAAATTGGCATTTAAATTTTTAATATTATTAATACTGACATTTTTGAGTTTGAGCCATTTTTTTTGAGGGCGGTTTAAAGAGTATGAAATTTGCTTTTTTCCACTCATATAAAGGGCGGTTTCACTTTTGCTTTTTAGCAGCTCTTTATAGGTCCCAGCAAAAACGACCTCACCACCGAACTTCCCTGCTCTAGGACCTATATCTACGATGAAATCAGCCTCTTTAATTGTCATTTTATCGTGTTCGACTACGATGAGAGTATTGCCTTTTTCTTGCAAATTTCTTAGTGTTTTGATGAGTTTTTGCGTATCTCTTTCGTGAAGTCCTATGCTAGGCTCATCAAGCACATACATCACACCACTTAAGCCACTGCCTATTTGAGAGGCGATGCGAATTCTTTGTGCTTCACCTCCGCTTATACTTCTTGCATCACGCCCCAAGCTAAGATAGCCAAGCCCTACATCATAAAGGAAAAATAATCTTTCATTAATCTCCTTTAAAATCGGCTTTGCGATGAGTCTTTCTTGCTCGTTTAAATAGCTAAAATTTGCTTCTTTAGAAAAAAATGCCGTGCAGTCCTCCACACTCATATCTAAAATTTCCCCTAAGCCCTTATTTGCGACTTTGACGGCTAAATTTTGTGCTTTTAGTCTATGCCCACCGCAGTCCTTACAAATTTTCTCACTCATATAGTCATTTAAATCTTTTTCATCTTTAAGCATATCGTAAGCGATTTTCACTACGCCCTCAAAAGTGCGTTTGAGGCGATTTCTTTTCCAAAAAAAGTCAATTTGTTTAGCATTTCCATATAAGACAAGCCTTTTTTGCTCCTCGCTAAGCTCACTAAAAGGGATTTTGATAGGGATTTGATTTTGCTCACAAAAGGCGATGAGAAATTTATAATAATAGCTTTTGTTAAAACCATACATCGTTTTAATTGCCCCATTTTCAAGGCTTAAAGTCTCATCAATAATTTTTTTCATATCTAAGGTGTAGCGGATTCCTAGCCCATCACAAGCCTCACAAGCACCCTTTGGAGAATTAAAAGAAAAGCTTAAAGGCTCAAGCGGAGTGAAAGAAATTTTACAAGCAAAACACGCACAATGCTCACTATAATGATAATGCTTTGAAATTCCAAACTCTTCTGCGTTTAAAAT from Campylobacter upsaliensis includes:
- the uvrA gene encoding excinuclease ABC subunit UvrA; this encodes MIKIIGARENNLKNINLNLPKNKLIVFTGLSGSGKSTLAFGTLYAEGQRRYIESLSAYARQFLDKVGKPEVDKIEGLTPAIAIDQKTTSKNPRSTVGTITEIYDYLRLLYARVGVQHCHQCGEKISSMSAADIVSEILKLPKGAKIIIYAPLVRDKKGTYTDLLENLRNKGYVRAQIDGVLVRLDEDIELAKTKKHTIKLVIDRIEVQENLLSRLASDVEKGLEESFGEIELEILNAEEFGISKHYHYSEHCACFACKISFTPLEPLSFSFNSPKGACEACDGLGIRYTLDMKKIIDETLSLENGAIKTMYGFNKSYYYKFLIAFCEQNQIPIKIPFSELSEEQKRLVLYGNAKQIDFFWKRNRLKRTFEGVVKIAYDMLKDEKDLNDYMSEKICKDCGGHRLKAQNLAVKVANKGLGEILDMSVEDCTAFFSKEANFSYLNEQERLIAKPILKEINERLFFLYDVGLGYLSLGRDARSISGGEAQRIRIASQIGSGLSGVMYVLDEPSIGLHERDTQKLIKTLRNLQEKGNTLIVVEHDKMTIKEADFIVDIGPRAGKFGGEVVFAGTYKELLKSKSETALYMSGKKQISYSLNRPQKKWLKLKNVSINNIKNLNANFPLQNLVAITGVSGSGKSSLILQTLLPFAQEALNHAKKVKKLGGVEIEGLELLDKVIYLDQSPIGRTPRSNPATYTGAMDEIRNLFAATKEAKMRGYKAGRFSFNVKGGRCEKCSGDGEIKVEMHFLPDVMVVCDTCKGKRYNEATLEIKYKGKNISEILNMSILEASEFFASVPKIKQKLDTLVKVGLDYLTLGQNATTLSGGEAQRIKLAKELSRSDTGKTLYILDEPTTGLHFDDVSKLISVLQHLVELKNSVLVIEHNLDVIKNADYIIDMGPEGGVKGGKIIAEGNVSTLAKAHKKSYTGHYLNLELKNCR